CTGGTAAGATCTTCCAGCGACGGCTCGCGTCCGGCCTTCAGCGCGTCAACCGCGCTTTCCAGCAGCTCCATATACAGCGTGAAGCCGATGGTTTCCATCTGGCCGCTCTGATCTTCGCCCAACAACTCCCCGGCACCACGGATCTCCAGGTCATGAGTGGCGAGGGCAAAACCGGCACCCAAATCTTCCAGAGAAGCGATGGCTTCCAGTCGCTTCTGCGCATCGGTGGTCATGGCTTTAGGATGTGGCGTCAGCAGCCAGGCGTAAGCCTGATGGTGCGAACGACCCACACGACCACGCAACTGGTGCAGCTGCGCCAGACCAAAATGGTCGGCGCGTTCGATGATGATGGTATTGGCGCTCGGCACGTCGATACCGGTCTCGATGATGGTGGTACACACCAGCACGTTAAAACGCTGGTGGTGGAAATCATTCATCACCCGTTCCAGGTCGCGCTCACGCATTTGACCGTGACCAATGGCGATACGCGCTTCCGGTACCAGTTCCGCCAGCCGCTGGGCGGCTTTTTCAATGTTTTCAACGTCGTTGAACAGGTAATAAACCTGGCCGCCGCGCAGCACTTCACGCAGAATCGCCTCACGCACCACCAGGCTGTCAAACTCACGTACAAAGGTTTTCACCGCCAGACGGCGTGCCGGTGGCGTGGCGATAATTGACAGATCGCGCATGCCGCTCATCGCCATATTCAGGGTACGCGGGATCGGGGTGGCGGTGAGGGTCAGAATATCGACATCGGAACGCATCGCTTTGATACGCTCCTTATGGCGCACACCGAAACGGTGTTCTTCATCGACAATCAACAGGCCGAGATCGTGCCATTTCAGGTCACTCATCAACAGCTTATGGGTGCCGATCAGAATATCCACTTTGCCTTCAGACGCCTGTTCGAGGATCTGATTTTGTTCTTTAGCGCTGCGGAAGCGGGACAGCATTTCAATGCGCACCGGCCAGTTGGCGAAGCGGTCACGGAAGTTGTCGTAATGCTGTTGTGCCAGCAGGGTGGTGGGCACCAGCACCGCCACCTGTTTGCCGTTTTCCACCGCCAGAAACGCAGCGCGCATCGCCACTTCGGTTTTACCGAAGCCAACATCACCGCACACCAGGCGGTCCATCGCCAGCGGCTGGCACATATCGCTCAGTACCGCATTGATGGCCTGCGCCTGGTCTGGCGTGGTTTCAAACGGGAAACCTTCACAGAACAACTGATATTGATCGCGGTCGTGCTTAAAGGCGTAACCGGCTTTGGCGGCGCGCTGTGCGTAGATATCCAGCAATTCAGCCGCCACATCGCGTACTTTTTCTGCTGCCTTCTGACGCGCGCGTGACCAGGCATCGCTGCCCAATTTGTGCAGCGGCGCGTTCTCATCGGCACCCCCGGCATAGCGGCTGATCAGATGCAGTGATGACACCGGCACATAAAGTTTGGCGTCACCGGCGTAGGACAACATCAGGTATTCCGCCTCGATACCACCAGCCTCAAGGGTGGTGAGGCCGATATAGCGTCCCACGCCGTGTTCCAGATGCACCACCGGCTGGCCGGGATGCAACTCCGCCAGGTTGCGGATCAGCACATCCGGGTTGATGGTGCGACGATTATCCTGACGACGGCGGCTGACGCGCTCGCCCAGCAAATCGCTTTCGCAGATAAAAGCCAGCTGACGTTCGCTATCGATAAAGCCCCGCTCGCTGGCACCAATCATCAGGCTGTGCGCGTGCTGGCTGGCGTCCGCCAGACGGGTGATCGGCTGCGGGCGTAATTTAATGCGCGCCAGCAATTCCTGCAGACTTTCGCGGCGGCCCTCGCTCTCCACCGAAAACACCACCGGACCGGCAAATTGTTCAAGGAACTGGCGCAGCAGGTCGAGCGGCGCTTTCGCCTGTGCCTGCACCGTCAACTCCGGCAGCGCCTGATAGCCGAGATTGGTGTTGGCGGCTTTTTCCGGCAGCGTATCACTGCTTAACTGGATACGTGGCCAGGCTTTCAGCTCGCCGAGCAGTGCATCCGGGCGCAGCCACAGCTCAACCGGCTCCAGCAGCGGACGCATCGGGTCGATACGGCGATTTTCGAAACGGGCGTTGACGTCCTGCCAGAAACGCTGTGCGCTGCTTTCCAGATCACCGCTGTTGATAATCAGCGTGTTAGCGGGCAGGTAGCTAAACAGCGTTGACAGTGATTGTTCGAAAAACAGCGGTTGCCAGTACTCAATCCCGGCGGGCAGGGTGCCTTTGCTCACCTGCTGATAAACGTGTTCCGGTTCGCGGCGCACATCAAAGGTTTCGCGCCAGCGGCTGCGGAACTGTTCAATGGCGGCTTTATCGGTGGGAAACTCGTGCGCTGGCAACAGATTGATGGCATCAACCGCTTCCAGCGTGCGCTGCGTATCGACATCAAACAGGCGCAGGCTGTCGATCTCGTCATCAAAAAAATCAATGCGGTATGGCTGGTCGCTGCCCATCGGGAACAGGTCGAGCAGTGCGCCGCGCGTGGCGTATTCGCCGTGCTCCATCACCTGATCAACATGGCGATAACCGGCCTGCTCCAGCTGGTCACGCAGGGCATCCCGCGATAATCGTTGGCCTTTTTGCATCACCAGCGCATGGCCGTGCAAAAAGCTGTGCGGACAAACGCGCTGCATCAAGGTATTCACCGGCATGATC
This genomic stretch from Pantoea cypripedii harbors:
- the mfd gene encoding transcription-repair coupling factor; this encodes MSEQSRYTLPAKAGDHRQLGQLPGAAQAVECASITERHKGPVLMITPDMQSALRLQEEIRQFTDLPVSNLADWETLPYDSFSPHQDIISARLSTLYQLPTLTHGMLIMPVNTLMQRVCPHSFLHGHALVMQKGQRLSRDALRDQLEQAGYRHVDQVMEHGEYATRGALLDLFPMGSDQPYRIDFFDDEIDSLRLFDVDTQRTLEAVDAINLLPAHEFPTDKAAIEQFRSRWRETFDVRREPEHVYQQVSKGTLPAGIEYWQPLFFEQSLSTLFSYLPANTLIINSGDLESSAQRFWQDVNARFENRRIDPMRPLLEPVELWLRPDALLGELKAWPRIQLSSDTLPEKAANTNLGYQALPELTVQAQAKAPLDLLRQFLEQFAGPVVFSVESEGRRESLQELLARIKLRPQPITRLADASQHAHSLMIGASERGFIDSERQLAFICESDLLGERVSRRRQDNRRTINPDVLIRNLAELHPGQPVVHLEHGVGRYIGLTTLEAGGIEAEYLMLSYAGDAKLYVPVSSLHLISRYAGGADENAPLHKLGSDAWSRARQKAAEKVRDVAAELLDIYAQRAAKAGYAFKHDRDQYQLFCEGFPFETTPDQAQAINAVLSDMCQPLAMDRLVCGDVGFGKTEVAMRAAFLAVENGKQVAVLVPTTLLAQQHYDNFRDRFANWPVRIEMLSRFRSAKEQNQILEQASEGKVDILIGTHKLLMSDLKWHDLGLLIVDEEHRFGVRHKERIKAMRSDVDILTLTATPIPRTLNMAMSGMRDLSIIATPPARRLAVKTFVREFDSLVVREAILREVLRGGQVYYLFNDVENIEKAAQRLAELVPEARIAIGHGQMRERDLERVMNDFHHQRFNVLVCTTIIETGIDVPSANTIIIERADHFGLAQLHQLRGRVGRSHHQAYAWLLTPHPKAMTTDAQKRLEAIASLEDLGAGFALATHDLEIRGAGELLGEDQSGQMETIGFTLYMELLESAVDALKAGREPSLEDLTSNQTEIEMRMPALLPDDFIPDVNTRLSLYKRIASAGDDGELAELKVEMIDRFGTLPDAARNLLDIAALRLVARELGVRRIEASEKGGFFEFAPQNHVDPGWLIGLLQKDPKQWKLDGPTRLKFTRDLTERKSRMDWVQKFVGDLANHRV